A single Bacillus sp. HMF5848 DNA region contains:
- a CDS encoding cytochrome c oxidase subunit I produces the protein MSTLAQKKGAGAVIWDYLTTVDHKKIAILYLIAGTIHLIIGGLEALFIRWQLSVPNNDVVSAATFNELISAHGTTMLFFAATPLLFAFMNAIVPLQIGARDVAFPFLNSLGFWLFFFGSLFFNLGWFLGGMPDAGWTSYASLAMASPGPGVDFYVLGLQISGAGTLISGINFLATIITMRAPGMTYMRMPLFTWTAFVTSALILFAFPPLTAALSLLMFDRLFGGKFFDMMAGGNTIIYEHLFWIFGHPEVYILVLPAFGIFSEIFPVFSRKRLFGYSAMVFATVLIGFLGFMVWAHHMFTTGLGPTANAIFAIATMAIGVPTGIKVFNWIFTMWGGKIRLSTPMLYAVWFIPSFVAGGVTGVMLASAPADYQYHDTYFVVAHFHYVIVGGIVFAILAGLHYWWPKMFGYMLDDKLGKLQFWLWFIGFHMTFFIQHWLGLWGMPRRVWTYLPGQGLELGNLISSIGAIFMALGTIVLVVNIVKSTINRIPASNDPWEHGRTLEWAIPSPPPEYNFKQTPLVRGLDPWWIEKVAGKKEMTPAEPFGDIHMPNGSFLPFVMSLGLFISAIGFLYRPTEDWGLWVGIIGLLITFGSMFLRSVIDDHGYHIHKEDIEAAEKGVRS, from the coding sequence AAATAATGATGTAGTTAGTGCCGCTACCTTCAATGAACTTATTTCAGCACATGGTACTACTATGCTATTTTTCGCAGCTACACCATTGTTGTTCGCATTTATGAACGCTATTGTGCCCTTGCAAATTGGTGCACGTGATGTAGCATTTCCATTTTTAAACTCACTTGGATTTTGGTTGTTTTTCTTTGGATCCTTATTTTTCAACTTAGGGTGGTTTTTAGGTGGAATGCCAGATGCAGGATGGACATCTTATGCATCTCTAGCCATGGCTTCACCAGGACCGGGGGTAGATTTTTACGTTTTGGGTCTACAAATATCTGGTGCTGGTACATTAATTTCAGGTATTAACTTTTTAGCAACAATTATAACTATGAGAGCACCAGGTATGACTTATATGCGTATGCCATTATTCACCTGGACAGCATTTGTAACTTCGGCACTTATCCTATTTGCATTTCCACCACTTACAGCAGCATTGTCATTGTTAATGTTTGATCGTCTGTTTGGTGGTAAGTTCTTTGATATGATGGCCGGAGGAAATACCATTATATATGAGCACTTATTTTGGATTTTCGGACATCCGGAAGTTTATATTTTAGTATTACCTGCGTTTGGGATATTTTCTGAAATATTCCCGGTTTTTTCAAGGAAACGATTATTCGGATATTCTGCTATGGTTTTCGCTACCGTTTTAATTGGTTTTCTTGGATTCATGGTTTGGGCTCACCATATGTTTACCACTGGTCTTGGACCGACAGCTAATGCAATCTTTGCAATCGCGACCATGGCTATTGGGGTGCCGACAGGTATTAAAGTGTTTAACTGGATATTTACGATGTGGGGCGGAAAGATACGTCTGTCAACACCAATGCTATATGCAGTATGGTTCATACCATCCTTCGTAGCTGGAGGAGTAACAGGTGTTATGTTAGCCAGTGCACCTGCTGACTATCAGTATCATGACACGTATTTTGTTGTAGCACATTTCCATTATGTTATTGTTGGTGGTATTGTGTTTGCTATTTTAGCTGGGTTACATTATTGGTGGCCGAAAATGTTTGGCTACATGTTGGATGACAAACTTGGTAAACTTCAATTCTGGTTATGGTTTATTGGTTTCCACATGACGTTCTTTATTCAACACTGGCTAGGCTTGTGGGGTATGCCACGTCGCGTTTGGACGTATTTACCAGGTCAAGGTTTAGAACTTGGGAACTTAATTAGCTCTATCGGTGCTATTTTCATGGCATTAGGTACGATTGTTCTTGTTGTAAACATTGTGAAATCAACTATTAATCGCATACCTGCATCAAACGATCCTTGGGAACATGGTCGTACGCTAGAATGGGCTATTCCTTCACCACCACCAGAGTACAACTTCAAACAAACTCCGTTAGTACGTGGTTTAGATCCATGGTGGATTGAGAAGGTGGCTGGTAAAAAAGAAATGACACCGGCAGAGCCATTTGGTGATATTCACATGCCGAATGGATCATTTTTACCGTTTGTAATGTCTTTAGGTTTATTTATCTCAGCGATTGGTTTCTTGTATCGTCCAACCGAGGACTGGGGATTATGGGTCGGTATCATCGGACTTTTAATTACGTTTGGTAGTATGTTCTTACGTTCAGTCATTGACGACCATGGGTACCACATTCATAAGGAAGATATTGAGGCAGCAGAAAAGGGGGTTCGTAGCTAA
- a CDS encoding YlbE-like family protein — protein MREEVYTFLKSNKEIKKFVRTQPQWYRHLLRRPTETDKLQLAAMQYYKKTIPDKVEQFSQSINMATMMMQMFRMMREKD, from the coding sequence ATGCGTGAGGAAGTGTATACATTTCTAAAGTCAAACAAAGAAATCAAAAAATTTGTAAGGACTCAACCGCAATGGTATCGTCATTTGCTACGACGTCCAACAGAAACAGATAAGTTACAGCTTGCTGCTATGCAATATTATAAAAAAACAATCCCTGATAAAGTCGAGCAGTTTTCTCAATCAATAAATATGGCAACAATGATGATGCAAATGTTTCGAATGATGCGTGAAAAGGATTAA
- a CDS encoding YugN family protein, whose translation MKLQASAIENVKADLSRVDDLLQENGFVRAGQWDYERVTYDRKFEIKDETFYLRIFGYAIDGDVGAKHATIQLLAPLLGKHYYPHGVEYGEGENFPPNLIKTCEEILQRVAKGLDAIAN comes from the coding sequence ATGAAGTTACAAGCTTCAGCAATTGAAAATGTAAAAGCAGACTTATCAAGAGTAGATGATTTATTACAGGAAAATGGATTTGTTAGAGCAGGTCAATGGGACTATGAACGCGTTACATACGACCGAAAATTTGAAATAAAAGATGAAACTTTCTATTTACGTATATTTGGTTATGCTATTGACGGCGATGTTGGCGCTAAACACGCTACTATTCAACTTCTAGCACCATTATTAGGAAAACATTATTACCCACACGGAGTTGAGTACGGAGAAGGAGAAAACTTCCCTCCTAATCTTATTAAAACTTGTGAGGAAATTTTACAGAGAGTTGCAAAAGGCTTAGATGCAATTGCGAATTAA
- the ytvI gene encoding sporulation integral membrane protein YtvI, with amino-acid sequence MTSQLLKKITLYVFIISIALLFFFWIVPISIPLIVALITAFFLEPLVRLFQGKLKLKRQLAVLITFILFVLCFGIASYFIVTKVITEAVQIVENAPTYINDINRAWENAEVNLQLAFKDLPPDIVNEVSKQVDNFLLKTKDSITNSVNIDNLKRFITNIPDYLINFLVFLISLFLFMLEIPRLKEALYSHLTEKTADRVTFMTSRLSYVVFGFIKAQFLVSLVIFIASLLGLLWIQPKVAFLMAIIIWIIDVIPIIGSIIVMAPWSLFHFFTGNTALGVKLAILAVILLIIRRTIEPKVMGSHIGLSPLSTLIAMFLGLNVFGVLGFFIGPLILIGFNSAREAGIIKFKFKI; translated from the coding sequence TTGACATCACAACTACTGAAAAAAATCACCTTGTATGTTTTTATCATTTCAATCGCTCTTCTATTTTTCTTTTGGATTGTTCCCATATCTATACCTTTAATAGTAGCTCTTATAACCGCTTTTTTTCTAGAGCCGCTAGTAAGATTGTTTCAAGGAAAATTAAAATTAAAGAGACAGCTTGCTGTCCTTATCACATTTATTCTGTTTGTACTTTGCTTTGGAATTGCTAGTTACTTTATAGTAACAAAAGTAATTACAGAAGCAGTCCAAATAGTTGAAAACGCCCCAACGTACATCAACGACATTAATCGTGCTTGGGAAAATGCTGAAGTAAACCTTCAATTAGCGTTTAAGGATTTGCCGCCTGATATTGTAAATGAAGTTAGTAAGCAAGTTGACAATTTTTTACTAAAAACTAAAGATAGTATAACTAACTCAGTCAATATTGATAACCTCAAAAGATTTATAACTAACATTCCTGACTACTTAATTAATTTCTTGGTTTTCTTGATTTCACTGTTTTTATTTATGCTTGAAATACCAAGATTAAAAGAAGCGTTATACAGTCATCTAACTGAAAAAACAGCCGATAGAGTTACGTTTATGACATCTAGACTTTCTTACGTTGTTTTCGGATTTATAAAAGCTCAATTTCTAGTTAGCTTAGTAATTTTTATTGCGAGTTTACTCGGTCTCTTATGGATTCAGCCTAAGGTTGCCTTCTTGATGGCTATTATTATATGGATTATCGATGTTATACCTATAATAGGGTCAATAATTGTAATGGCTCCATGGTCGTTATTCCATTTCTTCACAGGAAATACCGCTCTTGGCGTCAAATTAGCTATATTAGCTGTAATTTTATTAATAATCCGAAGAACAATAGAGCCGAAAGTGATGGGAAGTCATATCGGATTATCGCCTTTATCTACACTTATCGCCATGTTCTTAGGCTTAAACGTTTTTGGTGTGCTTGGCTTTTTTATAGGACCTTTAATCTTAATTGGCTTTAATTCAGCAAGAGAAGCAGGTATTATAAAATTTAAATTTAAAATATAA
- the safA gene encoding SafA/ExsA family spore coat assembly protein, which yields MNKILTFLFAMAVVFTFANPHIANGQTTDTYTVQRGDSLWKIAVKYQVGISEIISANPQFKNPDLIYPGQKVTIPLLTGVKSIESQVMQLTNQERAKYGLPALKADWELSRVARYKSADMRDKRYFDHTSPTYGSPFTMMKNFGISYRSAAENIAAGQTTPRDVVNAWMNSSGHRKNILSSGMTHIGVGYAQGGSYGHYWTQMFIAK from the coding sequence ATGAATAAAATTTTAACCTTTCTGTTTGCTATGGCGGTAGTATTTACTTTTGCTAATCCTCACATTGCAAACGGACAAACAACTGATACATATACCGTTCAAAGAGGAGACTCTTTGTGGAAAATTGCAGTAAAGTATCAAGTTGGCATCTCAGAAATAATATCTGCCAATCCTCAGTTTAAAAATCCAGATTTAATTTATCCTGGACAAAAAGTAACGATTCCATTATTAACTGGAGTTAAAAGTATTGAAAGTCAAGTTATGCAGCTTACAAATCAGGAACGTGCAAAATATGGACTTCCTGCTCTGAAAGCAGATTGGGAGTTATCAAGAGTTGCGCGTTATAAGTCTGCAGATATGAGAGATAAACGATATTTTGATCATACGTCGCCAACTTATGGTTCACCATTTACGATGATGAAAAACTTTGGTATTTCATATCGATCTGCTGCAGAGAACATTGCTGCAGGGCAAACAACACCGAGAGATGTTGTTAATGCATGGATGAATAGCTCTGGTCATCGTAAAAACATCTTAAGTAGTGGCATGACACATATTGGCGTTGGGTACGCTCAAGGTGGATCTTACGGACATTATTGGACACAAATGTTTATTGCTAAATAA
- a CDS encoding PaaI family thioesterase — MENTTSLRMIEEIFTNGSARDKQVVRDTIEAIYKTYKQSNMSYISNLLHMKGTMIDENTFEIIIPNSPLLANSLNIVHGGMTATLLDSAMGNLAHKVLAENLAAVTTEIKINYVAPGIGDSFRCIASIIHKGTKIIVVEGKVFRDDNVLMAHSTGSFFIIRRG; from the coding sequence ATGGAGAATACAACTTCACTTAGGATGATAGAAGAAATTTTCACAAATGGGTCTGCAAGAGACAAACAAGTAGTAAGAGACACGATTGAAGCTATATACAAAACATACAAACAGAGTAATATGTCATACATCAGTAATTTGTTACATATGAAGGGAACTATGATTGATGAAAATACATTTGAGATTATTATTCCTAATTCACCGTTACTTGCAAATTCATTAAACATTGTGCATGGTGGTATGACAGCGACTCTACTCGATTCTGCCATGGGCAATCTTGCACATAAAGTGTTAGCTGAGAACCTTGCTGCTGTTACAACTGAGATTAAGATAAATTATGTTGCACCTGGTATTGGTGATTCATTCCGTTGTATAGCCTCCATTATACATAAGGGCACAAAAATCATTGTTGTGGAAGGAAAAGTCTTTCGTGATGATAATGTATTAATGGCACACAGCACTGGCTCATTTTTTATTATTCGAAGAGGTTGA
- a CDS encoding CAP domain-containing protein produces MRYFKGHIFIVCLVIIILLIGLNEIRQLNKSSIPVANLETSTEHVDSQPELKQKETPSKKEKLTGINSFIGLTSKEVIQKFGEPTRIDPSAYDYEWWVYKNDLSSYVQFGVENDKVVTIYVVGENINVFPFKIGESVEGILEKHSITPSIEVKLTDSTYRFNLTPQDMLTKPVVKVDNNVYAQIYIDTITESVLSIRYMNQETLVKLKPYELVYRGTLRTAQDVSAAKWREIEKGSALQIFDVTNVLRSRYGLPPVLWDEKTAEVAYMHSKDMNEYNYFSHTSPTAGGLSDRLKKNDIFFKMAGENIAAKYVDGLAAVAGWVNSAGHRETMFNGEFSHLGVGVYERYFTQNFIEEWS; encoded by the coding sequence ATGAGATATTTTAAAGGTCATATATTCATAGTTTGTCTAGTAATAATCATTTTATTAATAGGATTAAATGAAATAAGGCAATTAAATAAAAGTTCTATACCAGTAGCAAATTTAGAAACATCTACAGAGCATGTGGATAGTCAACCTGAACTTAAACAAAAAGAGACACCTTCAAAAAAAGAAAAATTAACGGGAATAAATTCGTTTATTGGTCTAACTAGTAAAGAAGTGATACAAAAATTTGGAGAGCCTACTAGGATTGATCCATCAGCTTATGATTACGAATGGTGGGTTTATAAAAATGATCTGTCTTCCTATGTTCAGTTCGGTGTTGAAAACGACAAAGTTGTAACTATATATGTAGTAGGAGAAAATATTAATGTTTTTCCTTTTAAAATAGGTGAGTCCGTAGAGGGGATTCTAGAAAAGCACTCTATTACACCTTCAATAGAAGTTAAACTTACTGATAGTACGTACAGATTTAATCTAACTCCTCAAGATATGTTAACTAAGCCTGTTGTAAAAGTTGATAACAATGTTTACGCTCAAATTTACATTGATACCATTACTGAATCAGTTTTAAGTATAAGGTATATGAATCAAGAGACATTAGTTAAATTAAAGCCTTATGAGTTGGTATACCGTGGTACACTTAGAACAGCACAAGATGTCTCAGCAGCAAAGTGGCGAGAAATTGAAAAAGGAAGCGCTTTGCAAATATTTGATGTGACAAATGTTTTGCGAAGTAGATATGGCCTACCTCCTGTCTTATGGGACGAGAAGACAGCAGAAGTAGCTTATATGCACAGTAAAGACATGAATGAATACAATTACTTTTCTCATACATCACCTACTGCAGGGGGATTATCTGATCGCCTTAAAAAAAATGATATTTTCTTTAAAATGGCCGGTGAGAATATTGCCGCAAAGTATGTAGATGGATTAGCCGCTGTCGCTGGTTGGGTTAATAGTGCAGGTCACCGTGAAACGATGTTTAATGGTGAATTTTCTCACCTAGGTGTTGGGGTATACGAAAGGTATTTTACTCAAAATTTTATTGAAGAATGGTCATAA
- the eis gene encoding enhanced intracellular survival protein Eis, whose translation MSDIRRLIVDEYEDCIELDEYAFQYTLDPQKTEEQLMKLKNYEIFGEFQKNKLIAKAHLLPLNVSILNKEFSMAGIGSVATWPEFRRQGSVRRLLVCLLAEMNEAGFVLSYLAPFKISFYRKFGWELFVQRKKVKFDVYELIPYQAVEGFCKRVPRQNVEVHELQNVYDQFIKKYNGMLIRSTTWWHNEILHSTSLEVVKYHNVNNLVEGYMLYELKDKTFFVKELVYITDGARSALWNYICQHDSMIKNVQMNVADEELLPFLISNPPFSQTIEPFFMARIVNVATFFETFPFNSCTDSLFVHVDDEFAPWNNATYLIKNGQVKKFVKQTEGATCSHPPKRGLRLNISTLTTVMLGYISLQQLYYAGKIQGDLQSLKVFEAMLPKQPTHFLDFF comes from the coding sequence ATGAGCGATATAAGACGATTGATAGTTGACGAGTACGAAGATTGTATAGAATTAGATGAATATGCATTTCAATATACATTGGATCCCCAAAAAACAGAAGAGCAGTTAATGAAGCTAAAGAACTATGAAATATTTGGTGAATTTCAAAAGAACAAACTTATTGCTAAAGCACACTTATTACCCTTAAATGTTTCTATTTTAAATAAAGAATTTTCAATGGCCGGAATCGGTTCTGTAGCCACATGGCCAGAATTTCGAAGACAAGGAAGTGTTCGACGGTTATTAGTGTGTTTACTCGCTGAGATGAATGAGGCAGGCTTTGTATTAAGTTATCTAGCACCGTTTAAAATATCATTTTATAGAAAATTTGGCTGGGAACTATTTGTTCAACGTAAAAAAGTGAAATTTGATGTTTATGAATTAATTCCATATCAAGCTGTTGAAGGTTTTTGTAAGCGTGTCCCTCGTCAGAATGTTGAAGTTCATGAATTGCAAAATGTGTATGATCAATTTATAAAAAAATATAATGGTATGCTAATTCGAAGTACTACTTGGTGGCATAATGAAATATTACATAGCACTTCGCTAGAGGTTGTAAAATACCATAATGTGAACAATCTAGTCGAAGGCTATATGCTTTATGAGTTGAAAGACAAAACGTTCTTTGTTAAAGAGCTTGTTTATATAACAGATGGAGCTCGAAGTGCCCTTTGGAATTATATTTGTCAGCATGACTCAATGATAAAAAATGTACAAATGAATGTAGCTGATGAAGAATTGCTACCATTTTTAATTTCGAACCCTCCTTTTTCTCAAACAATAGAGCCATTTTTCATGGCTCGTATAGTAAATGTAGCAACATTTTTTGAGACTTTTCCCTTTAATAGTTGTACTGATTCATTATTTGTTCATGTTGATGACGAATTTGCACCATGGAATAATGCAACGTATTTGATAAAAAATGGACAAGTAAAGAAGTTTGTAAAACAAACTGAGGGAGCCACTTGCTCTCACCCTCCAAAAAGAGGCTTAAGATTAAATATTAGTACATTAACGACTGTTATGCTTGGATATATTTCACTTCAACAGTTGTATTATGCTGGGAAGATTCAGGGAGACTTACAATCGCTTAAGGTTTTTGAAGCTATGTTGCCAAAGCAACCGACACATTTTCTAGATTTCTTCTAA
- a CDS encoding GNAT family N-acetyltransferase, giving the protein MLEIITRSLLVVPCSLDIAKSLVLHRNILEKKSPILIPHEWPSWQVQSLLPLYIERLEADKSEYGWGIWIMILRSKKTICGDIVIEGKPDQDGVIKITHNLVDDIVDLSLAYEAIDAIIEWMMITHDVKKIYTECNVSNQTAIKVFEKLGMRCINKEGRFLVWETCDMMY; this is encoded by the coding sequence ATGCTTGAAATTATTACGAGATCATTGCTTGTAGTTCCTTGTTCGTTAGATATTGCCAAGTCGCTTGTACTACACCGTAATATTCTTGAAAAGAAATCTCCTATACTAATTCCTCATGAGTGGCCTTCATGGCAAGTACAATCATTGTTACCGCTTTATATCGAACGATTAGAGGCAGATAAATCCGAATACGGCTGGGGCATTTGGATTATGATTTTGCGTTCTAAAAAAACAATATGTGGAGATATTGTCATTGAAGGGAAGCCTGATCAAGATGGAGTAATTAAAATCACACACAATCTAGTAGATGATATTGTTGATTTATCACTAGCATATGAAGCTATTGATGCCATTATTGAGTGGATGATGATTACGCATGATGTAAAAAAAATTTATACAGAATGCAATGTGTCAAACCAAACAGCAATAAAAGTATTTGAAAAGCTAGGAATGAGATGTATAAATAAAGAAGGACGGTTTCTAGTTTGGGAAACGTGTGACATGATGTATTAA
- the ctaG gene encoding cytochrome c oxidase assembly factor CtaG, with product MGTLSIFGFRAMWSPEFLLFTVIVLFLYFMLIGPWRYKFKNHEKVSPLKIFYFSTALILLYIIKGSPVDLLGHLMFSVHMTQMAFLYLAIPPLLILGLPNYLLEAIVDRPIVSPMLRFFTKPVLALILFNGLFSFYHIPFIFDTVKTDPLLHAAVTILIFLSALIMWFPLTNQLPKWNTLVGVKKIGYVFADGVLLTPACALIIFANTPLYATYYDPAVWMEALSLCVPGGVLTTLSLTGPEMFMNMPLMQDQQLGGVIMKVFQEIVFICILGYVFFEWVKRERVKDQEELNAYLNPQAR from the coding sequence ATGGGGACATTGTCAATATTCGGGTTTCGCGCAATGTGGAGTCCTGAGTTTCTCCTTTTTACTGTTATTGTTCTTTTCTTGTATTTTATGTTAATAGGTCCTTGGAGATATAAATTTAAAAATCATGAAAAAGTCTCACCGTTAAAAATCTTTTATTTCTCAACTGCTCTTATTTTGTTATATATAATTAAAGGCTCGCCTGTTGATTTACTAGGTCACTTAATGTTCAGTGTTCATATGACACAGATGGCTTTTTTGTATTTAGCTATTCCGCCGTTATTGATTTTAGGCTTACCTAATTATCTTTTAGAAGCGATAGTGGATAGACCTATTGTTTCGCCAATGCTTCGTTTTTTCACTAAGCCTGTTTTGGCGTTAATCCTTTTTAATGGTTTGTTTTCTTTTTACCATATACCGTTTATTTTTGACACTGTTAAAACAGACCCGCTTCTCCATGCTGCTGTAACAATTTTAATTTTCTTGTCTGCTTTAATTATGTGGTTTCCATTGACGAATCAATTGCCAAAATGGAACACGCTAGTAGGAGTTAAAAAAATAGGGTATGTTTTTGCGGATGGTGTTTTACTAACACCGGCATGTGCGTTAATTATTTTTGCAAATACCCCTTTGTATGCAACGTATTATGATCCCGCTGTTTGGATGGAAGCGCTTAGTCTTTGTGTGCCAGGTGGTGTGTTAACTACTTTAAGTCTGACTGGACCAGAAATGTTTATGAATATGCCATTGATGCAAGATCAGCAGCTAGGTGGTGTTATAATGAAAGTATTTCAAGAAATAGTATTTATTTGTATTTTAGGCTATGTATTCTTTGAGTGGGTAAAAAGAGAACGAGTAAAAGATCAAGAAGAGTTAAACGCGTATTTAAATCCACAAGCTAGATGA
- the ctaF gene encoding cytochrome c oxidase subunit IVB gives MANINSSSENPKVDLQYRRKKNAEDMKKQVVSFVLMIFLTLIAFAAVGFEELSFGHFVVPFIVVLAAIQVVFQLYYFMHMSHKGHEQPTLFLFSGVLVALLTVAAMMTLVWW, from the coding sequence ATGGCGAATATTAATTCAAGTTCGGAAAATCCAAAGGTTGACCTGCAATACCGTCGCAAGAAAAATGCAGAGGATATGAAAAAACAGGTAGTTTCATTTGTTTTGATGATCTTTTTGACGCTTATAGCGTTTGCAGCGGTAGGATTTGAAGAATTATCGTTCGGACACTTTGTAGTACCATTTATCGTTGTTTTAGCAGCTATTCAAGTTGTGTTTCAGTTGTACTATTTTATGCACATGAGTCATAAAGGTCATGAACAGCCAACATTATTTCTATTTTCCGGTGTATTAGTTGCGCTATTAACAGTGGCTGCTATGATGACGTTAGTTTGGTGGTAA
- a CDS encoding CBS domain-containing protein, which produces MTTNVESVTLLDNVFEVAVKMRDLNVGAIPVVDEGKLIGIITDRDLVVRGYAEKRSGSNEVKNVMSDKLVTVNASTTLEEAANVMAEHQVRRLPVVEGDKLIGIVSLGDLSLEKMSDQKAGQALHEISEPSSDQMSH; this is translated from the coding sequence ATGACAACAAATGTAGAAAGTGTGACTTTATTAGATAATGTTTTTGAAGTTGCTGTCAAAATGAGAGATCTTAACGTAGGCGCTATTCCTGTTGTGGACGAAGGTAAGCTCATTGGTATCATTACTGATCGTGATCTTGTGGTCAGAGGATACGCAGAAAAGCGCTCAGGCTCTAACGAAGTTAAAAATGTGATGAGTGATAAATTAGTGACAGTAAATGCTTCAACTACATTAGAAGAAGCTGCTAATGTTATGGCCGAACATCAAGTTCGTAGGCTACCTGTTGTAGAGGGTGACAAGCTAATCGGTATCGTATCATTAGGCGACTTATCACTTGAAAAAATGTCAGATCAAAAAGCAGGACAAGCACTTCATGAAATCAGTGAACCTTCATCGGATCAGATGTCACATTAA
- the ylbD gene encoding YlbD family protein: protein MAKQLHPSVQQFKEFVKNHPKLTKDVRAGKTTWQEIYEDWYIFGEEDEKWNSYRAVNSNESNEDSQQESSGVMSTILNSLKSLDGEKLQVQISNLNGAISAIQNVLQQFQTDQNSSNNTSGATQDNRSPFVFRKD from the coding sequence TTGGCAAAACAGCTTCATCCATCTGTTCAACAATTTAAAGAGTTTGTAAAGAACCATCCTAAACTAACGAAGGATGTGAGAGCGGGAAAGACGACGTGGCAGGAAATTTACGAAGATTGGTATATATTCGGCGAAGAAGACGAGAAATGGAACAGTTATAGAGCTGTGAATAGCAATGAAAGTAATGAAGATTCACAGCAAGAAAGTTCTGGTGTTATGTCGACTATTTTAAATTCACTTAAAAGTTTAGATGGTGAAAAGCTACAAGTGCAGATATCAAACCTAAATGGAGCTATTTCAGCTATTCAAAATGTTTTACAACAATTCCAAACAGACCAAAACTCTTCAAATAACACAAGCGGAGCAACACAAGATAACCGTTCGCCATTTGTGTTCCGAAAGGATTAA
- a CDS encoding cytochrome (ubi)quinol oxidase subunit III codes for MHIQEKFTAETFPANPERATLEGKNKFIGFWLFLAGETTLFASFFATYLALRNSTGSVKAYTTAELFDLPLVFFATMLLLTSSLTSVYAMYHMKNFNFKGMQLWLGITVLLGASFLALEIYEFNHYVHEYDHTFTSHAFGTAFYSLVGLHGAHVTFGLLWIVTLMVRNAKRGLDLYNAPKFYLASLYWHFIDVVWVFIFTVVYLMGMVG; via the coding sequence ATGCATATTCAAGAAAAATTTACAGCTGAAACGTTCCCCGCTAATCCGGAGCGTGCGACCCTTGAAGGTAAAAATAAGTTTATTGGATTTTGGTTGTTTCTTGCAGGAGAAACAACGCTATTTGCATCATTTTTTGCAACGTATTTAGCTTTACGTAACTCTACCGGATCTGTAAAAGCCTACACGACAGCTGAATTATTTGATTTACCACTAGTATTCTTTGCTACTATGTTACTTTTGACTAGTAGTTTAACAAGTGTTTATGCAATGTATCATATGAAAAACTTTAACTTTAAAGGTATGCAGTTGTGGCTTGGTATTACTGTATTACTAGGCGCATCGTTCTTAGCTTTAGAAATCTATGAATTTAATCACTATGTACATGAATACGATCATACCTTTACAAGTCATGCTTTTGGGACAGCATTCTACTCATTAGTAGGATTACATGGTGCTCACGTAACTTTTGGTCTATTATGGATCGTTACATTGATGGTTCGTAATGCGAAGCGTGGTTTAGATTTATATAACGCCCCTAAGTTTTATTTAGCTAGTTTATACTGGCACTTTATTGACGTTGTGTGGGTATTTATCTTCACGGTCGTATATTTAATGGGAATGGTGGGATAA